The proteins below are encoded in one region of Macaca nemestrina isolate mMacNem1 chromosome 10, mMacNem.hap1, whole genome shotgun sequence:
- the LOC105474310 gene encoding keratin, type II cytoskeletal 74, whose protein sequence is MSRQLNVKSSGDKGNFSVHSAVVPRKAVGSLASYCAAGRGAGAGFGSRSLYSLGGNQRISFNVAGGGIQSGGYSFRPGSGYGGGRASGFAGSMFGSVALGPACSSVCPPGGIYQVTVNKSLLAPLNVELDPEIQKVRAQEREQIKALNDKFASFIDKVRFLEQQNQVLETKWELLQQLDLNNCKKNLEPILEGYISNLRKHLETLSGDRVRLDSELRSMRDLVEDYKKRYEVEINRRTAAENEFVVLKKDADAAYAVKMELQAKVDSLDKDIKFLKCLYDAEIAQIQTHASETSVILSMDNNRDLDLDSIIAEVRMHYEEIALKSKAEAEALYQTKIQELQLAASRHGDDLKHTRSEMAELNRLIQRIRCEIGNVKKQCASLETAIADAEQRGDNALKDARAKLDELEGALHQAKEELARMLREYQELMSLKLALDMEIATYRKLLEGEECRMSGENPSSVSISVISSSSYSYHHPSSAGADLGASTVAGSSGTTQSGQTKTKEVRGGDLKDSQSKNTTGSTPARKATR, encoded by the exons ATGAGTCGGCAACTGAACGTCAAGTCCAGTGGTGACAAGGGCAACTTCAGTGTGCATTCGGCAGTGGTGCCGAGGAAGGCTGTGGGTAGCCTGGCCTCTTACTGTGCAGCTGGCAGAGGGGCTGGAGCTGGCTTTGGCAGTCGGAGCCTCTATAGCCTCGGAGGGAATCAGCGTATTTCTTTCAATGTGGCTGGTGGCGGCATTCAGTCTGGAGGTTACAGCTTCAGGCCTGGCTCTGGGTATGGAGGGGGCCGGGCCAGTGGCTTTGCTGGCAGTATGTTTGGCAGTGTGGCCCTGGGGCCTGCTTGTTCATCTGTGTGCCCGCCTGGGGGCATCTACCAGGTCACTGTCAACAAGAGCCTCTTGGCCCCCCTCAACGTGGAGCTGGACCCTGAGATCCAGAAGGTGCGTGCCCAGGAGCGGGAACAGATCAAGGCGCTGAATGACAAGTTCGCCTCCTTCATTGACAAG GTAAGGTTCCTAGAGCAGCAGAACCAGGTTCTAGAAACCAAGTGGGAGCTGCTGCAGCAGCTGGACCTGAACAACTGCAAGAAGAACCTGGAGCCCATCCTCGAGGGCTACATCAGCAACCTGCGGAAGCATCTGGAGACGCTGTCCGGGGACAGGGTGAGGCTGGACTCGGAGCTGAGAAGCATGAGGGACCTGGTGGAGGACTACAAGAAGAG ATATGAGGTGGAGATTAACCGGCGCACAGCAGCAGAGAATGAGTTTGTGGTGCTCAAGAAG GATGCAGATGCAGCCTACGCGGTCAAGATGGAGCTTCAGGCCAAAGTGGACTCTCTGGATAAAGACATCAAGTTCCTCAAGTGTCTGTATGATGCG GAGATCGCTCAGATCCAGACTCATGCCAGTGAGACCTCAGTCATCCTGTCCATGGACAACAACCGGGACCTGGACCTTGACAGCATCATCGCCGAGGTCCGCATGCATTACGAGGAGATCGCCCTGAAGAGCAAGGCCGAGGCTGAGGCCCTGTACCAGACCAAG ATCCAGGAGCTGCAGCTGGCAGCCAGTCGGCATGGTGACGACCTGAAACACACCAGGAGCGAGATGGCGGAGCTGAACCGGCTCATCCAGAGGATCCGGTGTGAGATTGGGAACGTGAAGAAGCAG TGTGCCAGCCTGGAGACAGCCATTGCTGATGCTGAGCAGCGGGGAGATAATGCCCTGAAGGACGCCCGGGCCAAGCTGGACGAGCTGGAGGGCGCCCTGCACCAGGCCAAGGAGGAGCTGGCACGGATGCTGCGCGAGTACCAGGAGCTCATGAGCCTGAAACTGGCCCTGGACATGGAGATCGCCACCTACCGCAAGCTGCTGGAGGGCGAGGAGTGCAG GATGTCTGGGGAGAATCCATCCTCTGTGAGCATCT CcgtcatcagcagcagcagctacaGCTACCACCACCCCAGCTCTGCGGGTGCTGACCTTGGGGCCAGCACTGTGGCAGGCAGCTCTGGCACCACCCAGAGCGGGCAGACCAAGACCAAAGAGGTGCGAGGGGGAGACCTCAAGGACTCCCAGAGCAAGAACACCACAGGCAGCACCCCAGCAAGGAAAGCCACCCGCTAG